The following coding sequences lie in one SAR86 cluster bacterium genomic window:
- a CDS encoding imidazole glycerol phosphate synthase cyclase subunit: MIRIIPRLDIKGPNVVKGLCFDGYRVLGKADRLAELYYKEGADELFFQDAVASLYERNNLLDMISLAAEKVRIPITVAGGMRSIDDVGEVLRAGADKVAINTAATKDPSFIERAAKKFGSQCIVLSIEAKRRTEKKYEAWVDYGRQPTGIDAFEWAKRGEDLGAGEIYLSSVDQDGSGEGYEIDLIHEVSSKASIPVIASSGAGSLVDFHKVIEEGEADAVSAASAFHYHYFDKFMDDLAGEEGGELRMGKQEDLGNLEFIREGYGGFDAIQVDPFSIKSAKDYLQDKGIKIRISQ, translated from the coding sequence ATGATAAGAATCATTCCAAGGTTAGATATAAAAGGACCAAATGTTGTAAAAGGCCTCTGTTTTGACGGTTATAGAGTGTTAGGCAAAGCTGATAGATTAGCCGAATTGTATTACAAAGAGGGAGCCGATGAACTTTTTTTTCAGGATGCAGTCGCCAGCTTGTACGAAAGGAATAATTTATTAGATATGATAAGCCTCGCAGCCGAAAAGGTTAGAATTCCTATAACTGTTGCTGGAGGGATGAGGAGTATAGACGATGTGGGAGAAGTGTTGAGAGCTGGAGCAGACAAGGTAGCTATCAATACTGCAGCAACTAAGGATCCTTCTTTTATAGAAAGAGCAGCCAAAAAATTTGGATCTCAATGCATTGTTCTTTCCATAGAGGCAAAAAGAAGAACAGAAAAAAAATATGAAGCTTGGGTTGATTACGGCCGTCAGCCTACGGGCATAGATGCTTTTGAGTGGGCAAAGCGTGGAGAGGATTTAGGCGCTGGAGAAATTTATCTTTCGTCTGTAGACCAAGATGGCTCGGGAGAAGGGTATGAAATAGATTTAATCCATGAGGTTTCATCCAAAGCTTCAATCCCAGTTATAGCCTCTAGTGGGGCTGGAAGTTTGGTTGACTTTCATAAGGTTATTGAAGAAGGAGAAGCAGATGCCGTTTCAGCAGCTTCAGCATTTCATTACCATTACTTCGATAAATTTATGGATGATTTAGCAGGCGAGGAAGGCGGAGAGTTAAGAATGGGGAAACAGGAAGATTTAGGGAATTTAGAATTTATTAGGGAAGGATATGGAGGCTTTGATGCCATTCAAGTAGATCCCTTTTCTATAAAATCTGCCAAAGATTATCTTCAAGATAAAGGCATAAAAATAAGAATAAGCCAATAA
- a CDS encoding NAD-dependent epimerase/dehydratase family protein: MNILITGSHGFVGKSLTNHLGKNYSVFGLGRSKKNKINPKNEFEVNLLDKADIEDFLKQVKKNGLRDWQTIIHCAGVPASQNPIKDGIVLKNNNHINEHVADLARELSPSVFINLSSMSVYPYEDGNFSEESKCEPFKNSDFYYGLSKLNGEMILSNALAETTSRLVNLRVAQVYGEGMRADRIIPVMLNELKKENKITVFGEGERKTNFIEIRDLCKVIEYFLISSNEGTYNVGKENISLLELATRLIKSKGNKDSSVNLVKEGKREKFILDTSKLRKLIEI, encoded by the coding sequence TTGAATATTCTAATAACCGGCTCTCACGGGTTTGTTGGCAAGAGCTTAACAAATCATTTGGGTAAAAATTATAGCGTTTTTGGTTTAGGACGTTCAAAAAAAAATAAAATTAACCCTAAGAATGAATTTGAGGTTAATTTATTAGATAAAGCAGATATAGAAGATTTTCTGAAACAAGTTAAAAAAAATGGTTTAAGAGACTGGCAGACAATTATTCACTGCGCTGGAGTTCCTGCGTCTCAAAATCCAATAAAAGATGGAATAGTTTTAAAGAATAATAATCATATCAATGAACACGTTGCAGATTTAGCTAGAGAGCTATCGCCGTCAGTTTTCATAAACCTTTCCTCTATGTCTGTTTATCCTTATGAAGATGGAAATTTTTCTGAGGAGTCTAAATGCGAACCTTTTAAGAATTCAGATTTCTATTATGGGTTATCTAAATTGAATGGAGAAATGATTTTGTCTAATGCGTTAGCAGAAACAACCTCCAGACTGGTAAACCTGAGGGTAGCCCAAGTATACGGAGAAGGAATGAGAGCGGATAGAATTATTCCGGTCATGCTTAATGAGTTAAAAAAAGAAAATAAAATAACTGTATTTGGCGAGGGAGAGAGAAAGACAAATTTCATAGAAATTAGAGATCTTTGCAAAGTTATTGAATATTTTCTTATATCCTCTAATGAGGGAACATACAATGTGGGTAAAGAAAATATATCACTACTAGAACTAGCTACAAGGCTGATAAAATCAAAAGGCAATAAGGATTCTTCCGTTAACTTAGTAAAAGAAGGAAAAAGAGAAAAATTTATCCTTGATACTTCAAAATTAAGAAAATTAATTGAAATATAG
- a CDS encoding polysaccharide deacetylase family protein, giving the protein MLDWLKSNYNLLSADDYLKKALSSSLEKDDICLSFDDALLCQYEVAFPVLEERNIKAFFFIYSSPLNNQVDYLEIFRFFRTISYETIHEFYADFFSVYKIENFNEFLKEKEKYNKLDYLSAFEFYSNDDKWFRYIRDQVLTSESYQAIMLKLLEKKDFDMEAATSQLWMTDEHISDLNSKGHILGLHSYNHPMTIQKLSYSEQQLEYKENYDHLKKVIGETKIITMSHPCGNYNQDTLKVLKDMGIKVGFLSSMAGTKINSLLELPREDQANVAREMNL; this is encoded by the coding sequence ATGTTAGACTGGTTAAAATCTAACTATAACTTGCTTTCAGCAGATGATTATTTAAAAAAGGCTTTGAGTTCTTCATTAGAAAAAGATGATATCTGTCTTTCTTTCGATGATGCTTTGTTGTGTCAATATGAAGTGGCATTTCCAGTATTAGAAGAAAGAAATATTAAGGCATTCTTTTTTATCTATTCATCACCTCTAAATAATCAGGTTGATTATTTAGAAATTTTTAGATTTTTCAGAACAATTAGCTATGAAACAATACATGAATTTTATGCTGATTTCTTTTCTGTTTATAAAATAGAAAATTTTAATGAATTCCTCAAAGAAAAGGAAAAATATAATAAATTGGACTATTTGAGTGCCTTTGAATTTTATTCAAATGACGATAAATGGTTTAGATATATAAGGGATCAAGTTCTCACCAGTGAAAGTTATCAAGCTATAATGTTAAAACTTCTAGAAAAGAAAGATTTCGATATGGAGGCAGCTACGTCTCAGCTTTGGATGACTGACGAGCACATTAGTGATTTAAACTCAAAGGGTCATATTTTAGGCTTACATTCTTATAATCACCCAATGACAATACAAAAGTTGTCGTATTCCGAACAGCAACTAGAGTATAAAGAGAATTATGATCATTTGAAGAAAGTTATTGGAGAGACTAAAATTATAACCATGTCCCATCCTTGTGGAAACTATAATCAAGATACTTTAAAAGTTTTGAAGGATATGGGAATAAAAGTAGGTTTTCTTTCTAGCATGGCCGGTACAAAAATTAATTCTCTTCTAGAGCTTCCTAGGGAAGATCAAGCAAATGTAGCAAGAGAAATGAATCTATGA
- a CDS encoding ATP-grasp domain-containing protein, with product MNILVTGSGSLLGQGIIKSLKSSNLDFELYSTDYFSSAVGLYWANKSFLMPDILKDSVSEDSWLEALKEIIISHEIEIVIPGLDFEIPILAKHKDAIEKDTGSFVIVSPEKVVTIGNDKWETYKFLKESGLIFPESSLPEDREDFLSDNNYPLIVKPRFGHTSKDVFIVNNIEELKRALDKVDRPIIQEYLGSADEEYTCSTVFVEESIISTISLKRTLKNGNTHVAFLEEYEEIDDYINEVTKVLRPHGATNFQLRLTEKGPVIFEINPRFSGTTPIRSIFGVNEVEASIQAILFENYNQEFIKKPGVVIRYMESEFVEWKKYNSFKN from the coding sequence GTGAATATATTAGTAACAGGATCTGGCTCACTGCTAGGGCAGGGGATTATAAAGTCCTTAAAAAGTTCTAATTTAGATTTTGAACTTTATTCAACTGATTACTTTTCCTCTGCTGTAGGCCTTTATTGGGCAAATAAATCCTTTTTAATGCCAGATATCCTAAAAGATTCAGTGTCTGAAGATAGTTGGTTAGAAGCATTAAAAGAAATAATTATCTCTCATGAGATCGAGATAGTAATCCCGGGCCTTGATTTTGAGATACCGATTCTCGCAAAACATAAAGATGCTATAGAAAAAGATACCGGATCTTTTGTAATTGTGAGTCCAGAAAAAGTGGTCACAATAGGGAATGATAAATGGGAAACCTATAAATTTCTTAAGGAAAGTGGATTAATTTTTCCGGAGTCTTCTTTGCCCGAAGACAGAGAAGATTTTCTGTCAGATAATAATTACCCTTTAATCGTTAAACCTCGTTTTGGACATACTTCAAAAGATGTCTTTATTGTCAATAATATTGAAGAATTAAAACGAGCATTAGATAAAGTAGATAGGCCGATTATCCAGGAATATCTCGGTAGTGCTGATGAAGAATATACCTGTAGTACAGTTTTTGTAGAAGAATCAATAATAAGCACTATAAGCCTTAAAAGAACTTTAAAAAATGGAAACACTCATGTTGCTTTCTTAGAAGAGTATGAAGAAATAGATGATTACATAAATGAAGTAACCAAAGTGCTTAGGCCTCATGGCGCTACGAATTTTCAATTGAGATTAACTGAAAAAGGACCAGTCATTTTTGAAATCAATCCAAGGTTTTCTGGAACAACCCCAATCAGATCAATATTTGGAGTTAACGAAGTAGAAGCTTCTATACAAGCCATTTTATTTGAAAACTATAATCAAGAGTTTATAAAAAAACCTGGGGTAGTGATTAGATACATGGAAAGTGAATTTGTTGAATGGAAAAAATATAATTCTTTCAAAAATTGA
- a CDS encoding formyltransferase family protein, producing MRITVFTSNQARHISLIENLANICDELYCVQECNTIFPGSVEDFYKKTDIMQEYFGSVLNAEKKIFGKPSFLQKNIVSFSIKVGDLSLLDKESLSKCLQSDIYIVFGASYIKGWLAEYLTSKNTINIHMGVSPYYRGSSCNFWALYDENPSYVGATIHKLSKGLDNGPILYHCLPKYKGESVFEFTMNSVKIAHQSLIERISSEEIFDIKPIEQDRSLEVRYTKNMDFTDKVASEFLQRAIILDKTSFNYPDLVNPYFG from the coding sequence ATGAGAATTACTGTTTTTACTAGTAATCAAGCCCGCCATATATCCTTGATAGAAAATTTAGCAAACATTTGTGACGAACTTTATTGTGTTCAAGAATGTAATACAATTTTTCCTGGATCTGTTGAAGATTTTTATAAAAAGACAGATATTATGCAAGAGTACTTTGGGTCTGTATTAAATGCAGAAAAAAAAATATTTGGGAAACCTTCTTTTCTTCAAAAGAATATAGTTAGTTTTTCCATCAAGGTAGGCGACTTAAGTTTATTAGATAAAGAATCCCTTTCAAAATGCCTCCAGTCTGATATTTATATTGTTTTTGGTGCCAGTTATATCAAAGGATGGCTTGCCGAATATTTAACTTCAAAAAATACAATAAATATACACATGGGGGTTTCTCCTTATTACAGGGGTTCTTCATGTAATTTTTGGGCTTTATATGATGAAAACCCTTCCTATGTAGGCGCTACTATTCACAAATTATCTAAAGGATTAGACAATGGACCTATTCTTTATCATTGCTTGCCTAAATATAAAGGAGAAAGCGTTTTCGAGTTCACCATGAATTCGGTAAAGATAGCCCATCAGTCTCTCATTGAGAGGATATCAAGTGAAGAGATATTTGATATAAAGCCTATTGAACAAGATCGCTCCTTAGAAGTGCGATATACTAAAAATATGGATTTTACTGACAAGGTAGCCTCTGAATTTTTACAGAGAGCCATTATATTAGACAAGACGAGCTTTAATTATCCTGATCTTGTGAATCCTTATTTTGGATGA
- the hisH gene encoding imidazole glycerol phosphate synthase subunit HisH: protein MQKITLIDYDMGNTFSVTRALESFGCEVEFSNDPSIIENSSKLVLPGVGAFEDGISNLKSLNLDKAIINFVNKGNPILGICVGMQLMMSRSEENGNHEGLNIVEGDVLRFDESKSENNKFKIPQIGWNQLNIKSNLSKSKILSAMNEEPSMYFLHSYFVDPLDKDIVLAETSYGENTFCSAFEDNNIYGFQFHPEKSAEDGLQLLKNFIEL from the coding sequence ATGCAGAAAATAACTTTGATAGATTATGACATGGGTAATACTTTCAGTGTCACTAGAGCCCTTGAATCTTTTGGGTGTGAAGTAGAGTTTTCAAATGACCCTAGCATAATAGAAAATTCTAGCAAACTAGTGCTTCCGGGTGTTGGCGCCTTTGAAGATGGAATAAGCAACCTTAAATCTCTTAATCTTGACAAGGCTATTATCAATTTCGTAAATAAGGGAAACCCTATTCTTGGTATCTGCGTTGGAATGCAATTAATGATGAGCAGGTCAGAAGAAAATGGAAATCATGAAGGGTTAAATATTGTCGAAGGAGACGTTTTAAGGTTTGACGAAAGTAAGTCTGAAAACAACAAGTTTAAAATACCTCAAATTGGGTGGAATCAACTTAATATTAAGTCAAATTTATCAAAAAGTAAGATTCTAAGTGCAATGAATGAAGAGCCCAGTATGTATTTTTTACATTCTTACTTTGTTGATCCTTTAGATAAAGATATAGTTTTAGCCGAAACTTCATATGGAGAGAATACATTTTGTTCAGCGTTTGAAGACAATAATATTTATGGTTTTCAATTTCATCCAGAAAAAAGCGCAGAAGACGGACTTCAACTCTTGAAAAATTTTATTGAACTTTAA
- a CDS encoding metallophosphoesterase has protein sequence MQIVLLSDIHGNLPALERVISETKTENSYIVMGDVVNYGPWGNECVELLDSLDDCITLRGNHEDYFINGVCTANSHLCERFFDVCFEKFSQQQIIENYLDHYYLDDFKCIHTIEDQYIFEDTEIPLDQNYIIGHSHKQFKKEYKKYSLINPGSVGQNRQFINEINFALLDRETGAVDFRSMLYDVDAVINEMLKKGYPKECLDYYRLKDRK, from the coding sequence GTGCAAATAGTACTTTTATCTGACATACATGGAAATCTTCCTGCTCTTGAACGTGTAATATCAGAAACAAAAACAGAAAACTCTTATATCGTGATGGGCGATGTTGTGAACTATGGCCCTTGGGGGAATGAATGCGTTGAATTACTAGACAGTTTAGACGATTGCATTACATTGAGAGGAAACCATGAAGATTATTTCATCAATGGAGTTTGCACAGCAAATAGCCATTTGTGTGAAAGATTCTTTGATGTATGTTTTGAAAAGTTTTCTCAACAACAAATTATTGAGAATTACTTGGATCATTATTATTTAGATGATTTTAAATGTATCCATACGATAGAGGATCAATATATTTTCGAGGATACAGAAATACCGCTGGATCAAAATTACATAATAGGTCATTCGCATAAACAATTTAAAAAAGAGTACAAAAAATATTCGTTAATAAACCCAGGAAGCGTGGGTCAGAATCGCCAGTTTATTAATGAGATAAATTTTGCTCTTTTAGATAGAGAAACTGGGGCGGTTGATTTTAGAAGCATGCTTTACGATGTAGATGCTGTCATAAATGAAATGCTCAAAAAAGGTTATCCTAAGGAATGTTTGGATTATTACAGATTGAAGGATAGAAAGTGA
- a CDS encoding N-acetyl sugar amidotransferase: MTEKKFTTLDKQWDEIPKEVVFCKNCVVSNQRPRTKFNDEGICSACVWALEKDVIIDWDQREKELEELCDKFRSNDGSFDVVVPGSGGKDSAFVAHQLKHRYNMHPLCVTWSPFEYTDAGWTNIKNFINAGFNNILGQPDGALHRKLTKLAFELKGDAWEPFAYGQKAWAFHIATRFGVKLIMYGENGELEYGGSEKYKHSPKEGPEEWEYEYFKGASVDDLVDKGIEKGVLEKSEVEENTFQLYKPPNPEDVLQSGAEMHWYSYYQRWTPQENYYYAYKHTGFRPNPEGRSEGTYTQYVSLDDKLDGIHWYQSYAKFGMGRGSRDAQTDIRRGHITRDEGVALVEKYDGEIPKRDLAFFLDYIDIDEDFFWEVIDQYREISNVWEKVNGEWVMPHLPKKTTNY, encoded by the coding sequence ATGACTGAAAAAAAATTCACTACGCTAGATAAACAGTGGGACGAGATACCTAAAGAGGTAGTTTTTTGTAAAAACTGTGTAGTTTCAAATCAAAGACCTAGAACAAAGTTTAATGACGAGGGCATTTGCTCTGCTTGTGTTTGGGCTTTAGAAAAAGATGTAATCATTGATTGGGATCAAAGAGAAAAAGAACTGGAAGAACTTTGCGATAAATTTAGAAGTAATGATGGAAGTTTTGATGTGGTTGTCCCCGGCAGCGGAGGTAAAGATAGTGCATTTGTAGCACATCAACTCAAGCATAGGTACAACATGCACCCTTTATGCGTTACTTGGTCTCCTTTTGAATATACGGATGCGGGGTGGACGAACATCAAAAATTTTATTAATGCGGGTTTTAACAATATTTTGGGCCAACCCGATGGAGCATTGCATAGAAAATTAACTAAGCTAGCCTTTGAGCTTAAAGGTGATGCATGGGAACCGTTTGCGTATGGTCAAAAAGCTTGGGCCTTTCATATAGCTACTAGATTTGGGGTCAAACTAATAATGTATGGTGAAAATGGAGAACTTGAATATGGAGGTTCAGAAAAATATAAGCATTCACCCAAAGAGGGCCCAGAAGAATGGGAATATGAATACTTTAAAGGTGCAAGCGTCGATGATCTTGTAGATAAAGGCATAGAAAAAGGAGTTTTAGAGAAAAGTGAGGTCGAAGAAAATACCTTTCAACTATACAAGCCTCCTAATCCAGAAGATGTATTACAATCTGGAGCGGAAATGCACTGGTATTCTTATTATCAAAGGTGGACGCCTCAGGAGAATTATTATTATGCCTATAAACATACTGGCTTTAGGCCTAATCCAGAAGGTAGGTCTGAAGGTACATATACTCAATATGTTAGCTTAGATGATAAACTAGATGGCATTCACTGGTATCAGAGTTATGCAAAGTTTGGCATGGGTAGAGGCTCTAGGGATGCACAAACAGACATAAGGCGTGGGCACATAACAAGAGACGAAGGAGTGGCTTTGGTTGAGAAGTATGATGGAGAAATACCCAAACGGGATCTTGCTTTTTTCCTAGATTACATAGATATAGATGAAGATTTTTTCTGGGAAGTGATTGACCAGTATAGAGAAATTTCTAATGTTTGGGAAAAGGTAAATGGAGAGTGGGTGATGCCCCATTTACCTAAGAAAACAACAAACTACTAA